The proteins below come from a single Planctomycetia bacterium genomic window:
- a CDS encoding DUF1186 domain-containing protein, giving the protein MLGEPQVQTESDVDVAAVMAELKWSGGEATTEAFRTVQRHRELFIPHLIAAIRAASAKARDGQFPVELPHEFALLLLSEFRAKEALPAIIEAVTLPGELPLDLFDDFIHEDLPLALALLADDQPELIDGLIRDRDVNEYVRWAAVDSICILARGGAFTLEQAAERLCTHLRHAVETNDFELGNPLITTLCHLGVASTRDLVMEAFALLNVDLDFITPEQAEADFAAADAGHRPYFDRYVLPEPKDTVQYLRDLMTPRKIDVDPKHLSKETEDWNDIYEDVPEPIHAPTKVGRKEACPCGSGKKYKKCCGRNASDAGIRLTP; this is encoded by the coding sequence GGACGTTGATGTCGCCGCCGTGATGGCTGAGTTGAAATGGAGTGGCGGCGAAGCGACGACGGAGGCTTTCCGAACAGTTCAACGCCATCGCGAGCTGTTCATCCCCCACCTAATCGCCGCAATCCGTGCCGCCTCCGCTAAGGCGCGCGACGGCCAATTTCCCGTTGAGCTGCCGCACGAGTTTGCACTACTGCTGCTTTCAGAGTTCCGCGCCAAGGAAGCGTTGCCGGCGATCATCGAAGCTGTGACGCTACCCGGCGAATTGCCGCTGGATCTCTTCGACGATTTCATCCACGAAGATTTGCCGCTTGCCCTAGCGCTGCTGGCGGACGACCAGCCCGAACTGATCGACGGCCTGATTCGTGACCGCGACGTCAATGAATATGTCCGCTGGGCAGCGGTGGATTCCATCTGCATCTTGGCACGAGGTGGCGCATTCACCCTTGAGCAGGCGGCAGAACGGCTGTGCACGCACCTGCGTCATGCCGTCGAAACGAATGACTTTGAACTTGGGAATCCGCTCATCACCACCCTTTGCCATCTCGGCGTGGCCTCGACGCGCGACTTGGTCATGGAAGCGTTTGCTCTGCTCAATGTTGACTTAGATTTCATAACGCCGGAACAAGCGGAGGCCGATTTCGCCGCGGCAGACGCTGGCCACCGCCCCTATTTCGACCGCTACGTGCTCCCGGAGCCGAAAGACACCGTTCAATACCTGCGCGACTTGATGACGCCGCGCAAGATTGACGTCGATCCTAAGCATTTGAGTAAGGAAACCGAAGACTGGAACGACATCTACGAAGACGTCCCCGAGCCCATCCACGCCCCCACCAAAGTCGGCCGCAAAGAGGCCTGCCCCTGCGGGTCCGGCAAGAAATACAAAAAATGCTGCGGACGGAACGCCTCGGACGCCGGCATTCGCTTGACGCCGTGA